One segment of Streptomyces sp. NBC_00576 DNA contains the following:
- a CDS encoding GAF domain-containing protein, whose amino-acid sequence MSPAASLSGEAQLTDPWVALEPGTDPVERVRVLRRAHETFTEAGTVTRPVRTVVADSWRRSARAGVGPDGTASVDLMDGDLGAYRAEHPLARVMPLIRELMGTFAADGEHLLAVCDAQGRLLWVEGHPATRRQAGRINFVPGARWAESAVGTNAPGTAVAVDRPVQVFAAEHFIRQVQPWTCAAAPVHDPRTGRVLGAVDITGRDGLAHPHSLGFVQAVARAAESQLALLTPAGPVPDALELTALGRDEAQLLAAGRVLRLSRRHSELLVLLTRHPEGLTGDELLCALYEDESVTPVTLRAELARLRRVLAPGLLASRPYRLTVPVESDIGVVERSLETGALTTAVRAYAGPLLPGSRAPAVARLRRRLADGLRTALVARRDPDLLADWAHAPWGEDDLDVWRALAAVRPTAAVRARLSEVESEQAAPRGWAHQAARH is encoded by the coding sequence ATGTCACCAGCCGCATCGCTTTCCGGGGAGGCCCAGTTGACCGATCCATGGGTGGCCCTGGAACCGGGGACCGACCCCGTCGAGCGGGTTCGCGTGCTGCGTCGCGCGCACGAGACGTTCACCGAGGCGGGGACGGTGACACGGCCGGTGCGTACCGTGGTGGCGGACTCCTGGAGACGCTCCGCCCGGGCAGGGGTGGGGCCCGACGGCACGGCGAGCGTGGATCTGATGGACGGCGACCTCGGCGCCTACCGTGCGGAGCATCCGCTGGCCCGGGTGATGCCCCTGATCCGTGAGCTCATGGGCACCTTCGCTGCGGACGGCGAGCATCTGCTCGCGGTGTGCGACGCGCAGGGCAGGCTGCTCTGGGTCGAGGGGCATCCCGCGACCAGGCGGCAGGCGGGGCGGATCAACTTCGTACCGGGTGCGCGCTGGGCGGAGTCGGCGGTGGGAACGAACGCGCCGGGTACGGCGGTCGCCGTGGACCGGCCGGTGCAGGTGTTCGCGGCCGAGCACTTCATCCGGCAGGTGCAGCCGTGGACGTGCGCGGCGGCTCCGGTACACGATCCGCGCACGGGGCGGGTGCTCGGTGCTGTGGACATCACCGGCCGGGACGGGCTCGCGCATCCGCACAGTCTCGGGTTCGTGCAGGCGGTGGCACGGGCCGCCGAGTCCCAACTGGCGCTGCTCACCCCGGCCGGACCCGTGCCGGACGCCCTCGAACTGACCGCGCTGGGCCGTGACGAGGCTCAGCTGCTGGCCGCCGGGCGCGTGTTGCGGCTCAGCCGTCGACACAGCGAACTCCTCGTCCTGCTCACCCGCCACCCGGAAGGGCTGACCGGGGACGAGCTGCTGTGCGCGCTGTACGAGGACGAGTCGGTGACACCGGTGACGCTGCGCGCCGAACTGGCCCGGCTGCGCCGCGTCCTGGCCCCCGGGTTGCTGGCATCGCGCCCGTACCGGCTGACGGTGCCGGTCGAGTCGGACATCGGCGTCGTGGAACGATCGCTGGAGACCGGTGCGCTCACGACGGCGGTGCGGGCGTACGCGGGCCCGCTGCTGCCCGGTTCCCGGGCACCGGCTGTGGCCCGGCTGCGGCGCCGGCTTGCCGACGGCCTGCGCACCGCGCTCGTCGCCCGCCGGGACCCGGATCTGCTGGCCGACTGGGCCCACGCTCCGTGGGGCGAGGACGACCTCGACGTATGGCGTGCGCTCGCGGCAGTGCGACCGACGGCGGCGGTACGGGCACGGCTGAGCGAGGTGGAGTCGGAACAGGCGGCGCCCCGGGGTTGGGCGCATCAGGCCGCCCGGCACTGA
- a CDS encoding N-acetylmuramoyl-L-alanine amidase has translation MERTRSFPSRRRLLKSAALAAGPYALLPAPRVGAQPRSLDYPLATWEPATTANYTASSPPESRVPDLVVIHVTQASYANTLAVFQHPRKKVSAHYVVRSGDGHVAQCVRENDVAWHAGDWNHNLRSIGIEHEGWVDRPGYFTDALYEKSAQLTATICTRYGIPRDRTHIIGHYEVPGTDHTDPGPNWDWTRYIRLVNAA, from the coding sequence ATGGAGCGGACCAGGTCGTTCCCCAGCAGACGGCGGTTGTTGAAGAGCGCCGCGCTCGCCGCCGGCCCCTATGCCCTGCTCCCCGCTCCCCGGGTCGGCGCCCAGCCCCGCTCCCTCGACTACCCGCTCGCCACGTGGGAGCCGGCCACCACCGCCAACTACACGGCGTCCAGCCCTCCGGAGTCCCGGGTCCCCGACCTCGTGGTCATCCACGTGACCCAGGCGTCCTACGCCAACACCCTGGCCGTCTTCCAGCACCCGCGGAAGAAGGTATCCGCGCACTACGTCGTGCGGTCCGGCGACGGACATGTGGCGCAGTGCGTTCGGGAGAACGACGTCGCCTGGCACGCGGGCGACTGGAACCACAACCTGCGCAGCATCGGCATCGAACACGAAGGGTGGGTGGACCGGCCCGGCTATTTCACGGACGCCCTGTACGAGAAGTCGGCACAACTCACCGCGACGATCTGCACGCGCTACGGCATACCGAGGGACCGCACGCACATCATCGGGCACTACGAGGTGCCCGGCACTGACCACACCGATCCTGGTCCGAACTGGGACTGGACGCGGTACATACGCCTCGTCAACGCCGCCTGA
- a CDS encoding ROK family transcriptional regulator, producing MTAPLHEARPPGAGARLPNTQQGMRRRNLARVMHTVSAEGPLSRAGVASRIGLTRAAVSTLVDELIRSGLIEELGPERPGRVGRPGSALAVSGRGPAGIGAEIGVDHLAVCAVDLRGAVRARAVRHGANRGRSPEPVIEELTELVRKVITETEREGLWPAGLTVAVPGLVARDGRTVVRAPNLDWHDTDLGALLPAEFPLTVDNEANLGALAELWLGDGTPPDFLHVSAEIGIGAAVVVDGRLLRGTRGFAGELGHVPVRPEGPECACGGRGCLEQYAGEEAVLRAAGIEPGEGRVGLLAERAAQGDADVRRALDGAGTALGIALTGAVNLLDPETVVLGGALSGLAPWLLPSLEAELARRTAGPACAVSVSRLGPEGPLLGAAHSVVRAVLDDPGAVAGRG from the coding sequence ATGACCGCACCGCTGCACGAGGCCCGTCCGCCCGGCGCCGGCGCCCGGCTGCCCAACACCCAGCAGGGCATGCGCCGCCGCAACCTCGCGCGGGTGATGCACACCGTCAGCGCCGAGGGGCCGCTGTCACGTGCCGGGGTCGCCTCACGCATCGGACTGACCCGGGCGGCGGTGTCGACGCTCGTGGACGAGCTGATCCGCTCGGGACTGATCGAAGAGCTGGGCCCCGAGCGGCCCGGCCGGGTGGGGCGCCCCGGGTCGGCACTCGCCGTGAGCGGGCGTGGTCCGGCCGGGATCGGCGCGGAGATCGGTGTCGACCATCTCGCGGTCTGCGCGGTCGATCTGCGGGGCGCGGTGCGGGCACGCGCCGTACGCCACGGCGCCAACCGCGGGCGCTCCCCCGAACCGGTGATCGAGGAACTGACCGAGCTGGTACGGAAGGTGATCACGGAGACGGAACGTGAAGGCCTGTGGCCGGCCGGCCTCACGGTCGCCGTGCCGGGGCTCGTGGCCCGCGACGGACGCACGGTCGTCCGCGCCCCCAACCTCGACTGGCACGACACGGACCTCGGCGCGCTGCTGCCCGCCGAGTTCCCGCTGACCGTGGACAACGAGGCCAACCTCGGCGCGCTGGCGGAACTCTGGCTCGGAGACGGCACTCCGCCCGACTTCCTGCATGTGTCGGCCGAGATCGGCATCGGCGCGGCGGTGGTCGTGGACGGGCGGCTGCTGCGTGGAACACGGGGATTCGCGGGCGAGTTGGGGCATGTGCCGGTCCGTCCGGAGGGTCCGGAGTGCGCGTGCGGCGGGCGTGGGTGTCTGGAGCAGTACGCCGGTGAGGAGGCGGTCCTGCGGGCGGCGGGCATCGAGCCGGGCGAGGGCCGCGTCGGGCTGCTCGCGGAGCGCGCCGCCCAGGGCGACGCGGACGTACGGCGGGCCCTGGACGGGGCCGGCACGGCACTCGGTATCGCGCTGACCGGGGCGGTCAATCTGCTGGACCCCGAGACGGTCGTCCTGGGCGGTGCGCTGTCCGGGCTCGCGCCGTGGCTGCTGCCGTCGCTGGAGGCGGAACTGGCCCGGCGTACGGCGGGACCCGCCTGCGCGGTGTCGGTGTCGCGGCTGGGACCCGAGGGCCCGTTGCTCGGCGCCGCACACTCGGTGGTCCGGGCGGTGCTGGACGATCCGGGGGCGGTGGCGGGCCGGGGCTGA
- the xylB gene encoding xylulokinase yields the protein MSAAEGPLVVGVDTSTQSTKALVVDVATGQVVASGQAPHTVTTGAGRESDPRQWWDALCEALSQCGDAAREAAAVSIGGQQHGLVTLDAQGEPVRPALLWNDVRSAPQARRLVEELGGAKTWAERTGSVPGASFTVTKWAWLAEHEPEAVRAVKAVRLPHDYLTERLTGQATTDRGDVSGTGWWASGTEAYDAEVLAHVGLDPALLPRVVRPGEVAGTVRDGHDLPFAKGTLVAAGTGDNAAAALGLGLRPGTPVLSLGTSGTVYAVSTHRPADPTGTVAGFADARGDWLPLACTLNCTLAVDRVASLLGLDREAVEPGTGVTLLPYLDGERTPNLPGASGLLHGLRHDTTGGQLLQAAYDGAVHSLLGALDLVLDADADRSAPLLLIGGGARGTAWQQTVRRLSGRPVQVPEAKELVALGAAAQAAGLLTGEDPAAVARRWDTARGPVLDAVERDQATLDRISGVLSDASPLLERGTDAG from the coding sequence ATGTCAGCAGCCGAGGGTCCGCTTGTCGTCGGCGTGGACACGTCGACCCAGTCCACCAAGGCGCTGGTCGTCGACGTGGCCACCGGACAGGTCGTGGCGAGCGGCCAGGCGCCGCACACCGTCACCACCGGGGCGGGCCGCGAGAGCGACCCGCGGCAGTGGTGGGACGCCCTGTGCGAGGCGCTGAGCCAATGCGGTGACGCGGCACGTGAAGCCGCCGCCGTGTCGATCGGCGGCCAGCAGCACGGGCTCGTCACCCTGGACGCCCAGGGCGAGCCGGTCCGTCCGGCGCTGCTGTGGAACGACGTGCGCTCGGCGCCGCAGGCCCGCCGTCTGGTCGAGGAACTGGGCGGCGCGAAGACATGGGCGGAGCGCACCGGAAGCGTGCCCGGCGCGTCTTTCACGGTCACGAAGTGGGCCTGGCTGGCCGAGCACGAGCCGGAGGCGGTTCGCGCCGTCAAGGCCGTACGGCTCCCCCACGACTACCTCACCGAGCGCCTCACCGGCCAGGCCACCACCGACCGCGGCGATGTCTCCGGCACCGGCTGGTGGGCGTCCGGGACGGAGGCGTACGACGCGGAGGTGCTCGCACACGTGGGTCTCGACCCCGCGCTGCTGCCCCGGGTGGTCCGGCCGGGTGAGGTGGCCGGGACCGTCCGCGACGGCCACGACCTGCCCTTCGCCAAGGGCACCCTGGTCGCCGCGGGCACCGGGGACAACGCCGCCGCCGCGCTGGGTCTCGGGCTGCGCCCCGGCACTCCGGTACTGAGCCTGGGCACGTCGGGCACGGTGTACGCGGTCTCGACACACCGGCCCGCCGACCCGACCGGCACCGTCGCGGGCTTCGCCGACGCGCGCGGCGACTGGCTGCCGCTGGCCTGCACCCTCAACTGCACCCTCGCCGTCGACCGCGTCGCATCCCTGCTCGGCCTGGACCGCGAGGCCGTCGAACCCGGTACGGGCGTCACGCTCCTGCCCTACCTGGACGGCGAGCGCACCCCGAACCTGCCGGGCGCCTCGGGACTGTTGCACGGGCTGCGTCACGACACGACCGGTGGACAGCTGCTCCAGGCCGCGTACGACGGGGCGGTGCACTCGCTGCTCGGCGCCCTCGATCTGGTGCTCGACGCGGACGCGGACCGCTCGGCGCCGCTGCTGCTGATCGGCGGCGGCGCGCGCGGCACGGCCTGGCAGCAGACCGTGCGCCGCCTCTCCGGGCGGCCCGTCCAGGTGCCGGAGGCCAAGGAATTGGTCGCACTCGGCGCCGCCGCGCAGGCGGCGGGCCTGCTGACCGGCGAGGACCCGGCCGCGGTCGCCCGCCGCTGGGACACGGCCCGGGGGCCGGTCCTGGACGCGGTGGAGCGGGACCAGGCGACGCTGGACCGGATCTCCGGGGTACTCTCCGACGCATCGCCGCTGCTGGAGCGGGGGACGGACGCCGGCTGA
- the xylA gene encoding xylose isomerase, which produces MNYQPTPEDRFTFGLWTVGWQGRDPFGDATRRALDPVETVQRLSELGAHGVTFHDDDLIPFGSSDTERESHIKRFRQALDATGMRVPMATTNLFTHPVFKDGAFTANDRDVRRYALRKTIRNIDLAVELGAETYVAWGGREGAESGAAKDVRVALDRMKEAFDLLGEYVISQGYDLKFAIEPKPNEPRGDILLPTVGHALAFIERLERPEMYGVNPEVGHEQMAGLNFAHGIAQALWAGKLFHIDLNGQSGIKYDQDLRFGAGDLRGAFWLVDLLESAGYAGPKHFDFKPPRTEDLDGVWASAAGCMRNYLILKERATAFRADPEVQTALRAARLDELAQQTAADGLKGLLADRSAFEEFDVDTAAARGMAFEQLDQLAMNHLLGARG; this is translated from the coding sequence ATGAACTACCAGCCCACCCCCGAGGACAGGTTCACCTTCGGACTGTGGACCGTCGGCTGGCAGGGACGGGACCCGTTCGGTGACGCCACCCGCCGTGCCCTCGACCCGGTCGAGACGGTGCAGCGTCTGTCCGAGCTCGGTGCCCACGGAGTGACCTTCCACGACGACGACCTGATCCCCTTCGGGTCCTCGGACACCGAGCGCGAGTCGCACATCAAGCGCTTCCGCCAGGCCCTCGACGCGACCGGTATGCGCGTACCGATGGCCACCACCAACCTCTTCACGCACCCCGTCTTCAAGGACGGCGCGTTCACCGCCAACGACCGTGACGTGCGTCGTTACGCGCTGCGCAAGACGATCCGCAACATCGACCTCGCGGTCGAACTCGGCGCGGAGACGTACGTCGCCTGGGGCGGCCGGGAAGGCGCTGAGTCCGGCGCCGCCAAGGACGTACGCGTCGCCCTGGACCGGATGAAGGAGGCCTTCGACCTCCTCGGCGAGTACGTGATCTCCCAGGGCTACGACCTGAAGTTCGCGATCGAGCCCAAGCCGAACGAGCCGCGCGGCGACATCCTGCTGCCGACGGTCGGCCACGCCCTGGCCTTCATCGAGCGCCTGGAGCGCCCGGAGATGTACGGCGTGAACCCCGAGGTCGGGCACGAGCAGATGGCCGGGCTGAACTTCGCGCACGGCATCGCCCAGGCGCTGTGGGCGGGCAAGCTCTTCCACATCGACCTCAACGGCCAGTCCGGCATCAAGTACGACCAGGACCTGCGCTTCGGCGCCGGTGACCTCCGTGGCGCCTTCTGGCTGGTCGACCTCCTGGAGAGCGCCGGTTACGCGGGACCGAAGCACTTCGACTTCAAGCCGCCGCGGACCGAGGACCTCGACGGCGTGTGGGCCTCGGCGGCCGGCTGCATGCGCAACTACCTCATCCTGAAGGAGCGTGCGACCGCCTTCCGCGCCGACCCGGAGGTCCAGACGGCCCTGCGCGCCGCGCGTCTGGACGAGCTGGCGCAGCAGACGGCGGCGGACGGCCTGAAGGGCCTGCTCGCGGACCGTTCGGCCTTCGAGGAGTTCGACGTGGACACGGCGGCCGCGCGCGGGATGGCGTTCGAGCAGCTCGACCAGCTGGCCATGAACCATCTGCTGGGCGCCCGAGGCTGA
- a CDS encoding RICIN domain-containing protein encodes MSSSRMNRRTFLGAAGAATAATALPLIPGFSGLLSQAFAADTQTNLSKMVDMRFGMFNHFSLGTFTNEEWAEPNQSPTRFAPPSVNCAQWADAAVAAKMSYGFLTTRHHDGFALWPSAYGTQNVANSSYKHDVVQAYCDAFRAKGLKVGLYYSVWDRTFGVEAWESRHKVSGLQITDAIQPSHMTFILGQIRELLTNYGTIDMLMTDGYAWQMGQQAVSYPQIRSLVKELQPDCVMIDLGGLSEPFLGDAIFFEEPLGVTAPAGNTYAGMQGQTISNGWFWHPSTPTEGLMSKAAILSHLADLEPKYTSFILNCPPNRNGLLDTNVVNRLAEVGASWSPNASRPPLPTQLLRAEHPVTPVNAYATGFHTGEGPFNAIDGLSDARYETCWSTYGLSLPQSVTIDLGGVWSNVSTLEYLPKQWSRSNSTDGDITSYTILTSTDGVTFTQVATGTWAGNGKTKVVEWPNRNVGFVRIQVNAATGGYSNISGVRIGGRSVKPALVSTTLPGDGTTYRLVARHSGKVADVENQAKTDGTHVLQWPWLSQPNQKWTFVKTGDGYYKIKGVASGKLLEVAGLSRADGGIVGIWGDAGAPQQHWAVTPTGDGHYLLINRYSGLSLAVDEASTANGAAVEQQPYAARSEQQWQIVPS; translated from the coding sequence ATGTCGTCATCAAGAATGAATCGCCGTACGTTTCTCGGCGCGGCGGGTGCGGCGACCGCCGCGACCGCCCTGCCGCTCATCCCCGGCTTCTCCGGCCTGCTGTCACAGGCGTTCGCCGCGGACACCCAGACCAACCTCAGCAAGATGGTCGACATGCGGTTCGGCATGTTCAACCACTTCAGCCTGGGCACATTCACCAACGAGGAGTGGGCGGAACCCAACCAGAGCCCCACCCGCTTCGCTCCCCCGAGTGTCAACTGCGCGCAGTGGGCCGACGCGGCGGTCGCCGCGAAGATGAGCTACGGCTTCCTGACCACCAGGCACCACGACGGCTTCGCCCTGTGGCCGAGCGCGTACGGCACCCAGAACGTCGCGAACAGCTCGTACAAGCACGACGTCGTCCAGGCGTACTGCGACGCCTTCCGGGCGAAGGGGCTGAAGGTCGGGCTGTACTACTCGGTCTGGGACCGCACCTTCGGCGTCGAGGCGTGGGAGAGCCGGCACAAGGTGTCCGGGCTCCAGATAACCGATGCCATCCAGCCCAGTCACATGACCTTCATCCTCGGTCAGATCCGCGAGCTGCTCACCAACTACGGCACCATCGACATGCTCATGACCGACGGTTACGCATGGCAGATGGGGCAGCAGGCCGTCTCCTACCCACAGATCCGTTCGCTGGTGAAAGAGCTGCAGCCGGACTGCGTGATGATCGACCTCGGCGGACTGTCGGAGCCGTTCCTCGGAGACGCGATCTTCTTCGAGGAGCCGCTGGGCGTCACGGCGCCGGCGGGCAACACCTACGCCGGTATGCAGGGGCAGACCATCAGCAACGGCTGGTTCTGGCACCCCTCCACCCCGACCGAGGGCCTCATGAGCAAGGCCGCGATCCTCTCGCACCTGGCCGACCTGGAGCCGAAGTACACCTCGTTCATCCTCAACTGCCCGCCCAACCGCAACGGCCTGCTGGACACCAACGTCGTCAACCGGCTCGCCGAGGTCGGCGCGTCGTGGAGCCCCAACGCCTCCAGGCCGCCGCTGCCCACCCAGCTGTTGCGCGCCGAGCATCCCGTCACACCGGTCAACGCGTACGCCACCGGCTTCCACACCGGCGAGGGTCCGTTCAACGCCATCGACGGACTCAGCGACGCCCGCTACGAGACCTGCTGGTCGACATATGGCCTGTCGCTGCCGCAGTCCGTCACCATCGACCTGGGCGGCGTCTGGAGCAACGTCTCCACCCTGGAATACCTGCCCAAGCAGTGGAGCCGCAGCAACTCCACCGACGGCGACATCACCTCCTACACGATCCTGACCAGCACCGACGGGGTCACCTTCACCCAGGTCGCCACCGGCACCTGGGCCGGAAACGGCAAGACCAAGGTGGTCGAGTGGCCCAACCGGAACGTGGGCTTCGTACGGATCCAGGTCAACGCGGCCACCGGCGGCTACTCCAACATCAGCGGCGTCAGGATCGGCGGCCGGTCGGTCAAGCCGGCACTGGTGTCCACCACACTGCCCGGCGACGGCACCACCTACCGGCTGGTCGCCCGGCACAGCGGCAAGGTCGCCGACGTCGAGAACCAGGCCAAGACCGACGGTACCCACGTCCTGCAATGGCCCTGGCTCAGCCAGCCGAACCAGAAGTGGACCTTCGTCAAGACCGGCGACGGCTACTACAAGATCAAGGGCGTGGCCAGCGGCAAGCTCCTGGAGGTCGCGGGTCTCTCCCGCGCGGACGGCGGCATCGTCGGTATCTGGGGAGACGCCGGCGCCCCACAACAGCACTGGGCCGTCACACCCACCGGTGACGGGCACTACCTGCTCATCAACCGATACAGCGGGCTCTCGCTCGCCGTGGACGAGGCCAGCACCGCCAACGGAGCGGCCGTCGAGCAGCAGCCGTACGCGGCGCGCAGCGAGCAGCAGTGGCAGATCGTCCCCTCCTGA
- a CDS encoding RICIN domain-containing protein: protein MLRHALTHVLAAFLGVTAFLVTGSPAQAATALITNATQFTDSTGAVVHAHGGGVIKVGSYYYWFGENRNADNTFKAVSAYRSTDLKTWEFRNNVLTQASAPELAVANVERPKVVFNSTTGKFVMWMHKENGTDYNQARAAVAVSDTIDGNYTWKGSFRPPTGTTSRDMTLFKDDDGTAYQITSAAGNADLQIWRLTADYTAYESLTANPWAGTFREAPALFKRNGVYFMLTSGNSGWKPNQQKYATATSIVGPWTAMTEVGDDTGYGSQTTSVLPVQGATGTSYLYLGDRWGNSMGGTVNDSQYVWLPLAFPTRTTMNLPWYPQISIDTEAGTVTGSGGGPYYNLAARHSGKCLDVSDNSSADGAVALQYTCAGGINQQWRLKDTSNGYVQILAQHSGKCLDVAGNSASDGAFVNQYRCTTGTNQQFQFQDQGGGYYRLVARHSGKCLDVKDASTTNGARLIQWPCGTGTNQQFQRRAA from the coding sequence ATGCTCCGTCATGCCCTCACCCATGTGTTGGCCGCCTTCCTGGGCGTGACCGCCTTCCTTGTCACCGGCTCCCCCGCCCAGGCGGCCACGGCCCTCATCACCAACGCCACGCAGTTCACCGACTCCACCGGGGCCGTCGTCCACGCCCACGGTGGTGGGGTGATCAAGGTCGGCTCGTACTACTACTGGTTCGGCGAGAACCGCAATGCCGACAACACGTTCAAGGCCGTCTCCGCCTACCGCTCGACCGACCTGAAAACCTGGGAGTTCAGGAACAACGTCCTGACCCAGGCCAGCGCCCCCGAACTGGCGGTCGCCAACGTGGAGCGGCCCAAGGTCGTCTTCAACTCCACCACCGGCAAGTTCGTGATGTGGATGCACAAGGAGAACGGCACCGACTACAACCAGGCCCGCGCCGCCGTCGCCGTCTCCGACACCATCGACGGCAACTACACCTGGAAAGGCAGCTTCCGGCCCCCGACCGGCACCACGTCCCGCGACATGACCCTGTTCAAGGACGACGACGGCACGGCGTACCAGATCACCTCCGCCGCCGGCAACGCCGACCTGCAGATCTGGAGACTCACCGCCGACTACACGGCCTACGAGAGCCTGACCGCGAACCCCTGGGCCGGCACCTTCCGTGAGGCGCCGGCACTGTTCAAGCGCAACGGCGTGTACTTCATGCTCACCTCCGGCAACAGCGGCTGGAAGCCCAACCAGCAGAAGTACGCCACCGCCACCAGCATCGTCGGCCCCTGGACCGCCATGACCGAGGTCGGCGACGACACCGGCTACGGCTCCCAGACCACGTCCGTGCTGCCTGTGCAGGGCGCCACGGGAACCTCGTACCTCTACCTGGGCGACCGCTGGGGCAACTCCATGGGCGGCACGGTCAACGACTCCCAGTACGTCTGGCTCCCGTTGGCCTTCCCCACCCGGACCACCATGAACCTGCCGTGGTACCCGCAGATCTCCATCGACACCGAGGCCGGCACGGTCACCGGCTCGGGCGGCGGCCCCTACTACAACCTGGCGGCCCGGCACAGCGGCAAGTGCCTCGACGTCTCCGACAACTCCTCCGCCGACGGCGCGGTCGCCCTCCAGTACACCTGCGCCGGCGGCATCAACCAGCAGTGGCGGCTCAAGGACACCAGCAACGGATACGTCCAGATCCTCGCCCAGCACAGCGGCAAGTGCCTGGACGTCGCGGGCAACTCCGCCAGCGACGGTGCCTTCGTCAACCAGTACCGCTGCACCACCGGCACCAACCAGCAGTTCCAGTTCCAGGACCAGGGCGGCGGCTACTACCGGCTCGTCGCCCGGCACAGCGGCAAGTGCCTCGACGTGAAGGACGCGTCGACCACCAACGGCGCCCGCCTCATCCAGTGGCCCTGCGGCACCGGCACCAACCAGCAGTTCCAGCGGCGCGCGGCATGA